In one Chryseobacterium camelliae genomic region, the following are encoded:
- a CDS encoding phytoene desaturase family protein gives MKKEFDILVIGSGLGGLVSALILAKEGQKVCVLEKNNQFGGNLQTFSRDKLIFDTGVHYIGGLSEGQNLNRFFSYLEIMEELQLHKMNEDGYDRITFGEDETEYPHAQGYENFVKQLARFFPEERENLETYCQEIQEICNYFPRYNVVGKDNYNEEILHLNTRRFIESITSNKKLQSVLLGSNFLYAGDSENTPFYVHALTVNSYIQSAYKCTKGGSQISKLLVKKLREYGAEIHRHSEVSEMIFNEENILTSVKTKSGKEYSAKKFISNIEIRSLITLIGKERLKKSFLNRVLSWEPVSSCFSVYLVLKPNTIPNYDYNIYHYSSEELVWDAYRYDKNSWPETYMLSTTPSKHHPEFAESLTAISYMDFDEVKEWEKTFNTVADEHERGQLYEQFKLEKAEKMIAALEKKIPGLRGSIKKVYTSSPLSYRDYIGSFEGNMYGYAKASENSLKTMVSPRTKIDNLFLTGQSVNMHGILGCTIGAFNTCAEILGKEAVDERLTQMINKSEKKR, from the coding sequence TTGAAAAAAGAATTTGACATACTTGTGATCGGAAGCGGATTGGGAGGTCTTGTTTCGGCTCTTATTCTGGCTAAAGAAGGACAGAAAGTGTGTGTGCTGGAAAAAAATAATCAGTTTGGAGGAAATTTGCAGACTTTTTCTCGGGATAAATTAATTTTTGATACCGGTGTTCACTATATCGGAGGACTTTCAGAAGGGCAGAATCTCAACCGTTTTTTCTCCTATTTAGAAATTATGGAGGAGCTTCAGCTTCATAAAATGAATGAAGACGGCTATGACAGGATTACTTTTGGAGAAGATGAAACGGAATACCCTCATGCGCAGGGCTACGAAAATTTCGTTAAACAATTGGCTCGGTTTTTTCCTGAAGAAAGAGAGAATTTAGAAACTTATTGCCAGGAAATTCAGGAGATCTGTAATTATTTTCCAAGGTATAATGTAGTAGGAAAAGACAATTACAACGAAGAAATTCTCCATTTAAATACAAGGAGATTTATTGAATCAATTACCTCTAATAAGAAGCTGCAATCAGTATTGTTAGGTTCTAATTTCCTCTATGCAGGAGACTCTGAAAACACTCCTTTTTATGTTCATGCCCTAACTGTTAATTCTTATATCCAAAGTGCCTATAAATGTACGAAAGGAGGAAGCCAGATTTCAAAGCTTTTGGTGAAAAAGCTTCGCGAGTACGGTGCTGAAATTCATCGTCATTCCGAAGTTTCCGAGATGATTTTTAACGAAGAGAATATTTTGACTTCAGTAAAAACCAAATCGGGAAAAGAATATTCTGCTAAAAAATTTATTTCAAATATTGAAATCCGGTCGCTGATTACATTAATTGGAAAAGAAAGATTGAAAAAATCTTTTCTGAACCGCGTTCTGAGTTGGGAGCCTGTTTCTTCCTGCTTCTCTGTGTATTTGGTTCTTAAACCAAACACCATTCCGAACTATGATTATAATATTTATCACTACTCTTCTGAAGAATTGGTTTGGGATGCCTATCGCTACGATAAAAATTCATGGCCGGAAACCTATATGCTTTCCACGACACCCTCTAAACATCATCCTGAATTTGCGGAAAGTTTGACTGCAATTTCCTACATGGATTTTGATGAGGTTAAAGAATGGGAAAAAACATTCAATACCGTTGCAGACGAGCATGAGAGGGGGCAACTATATGAACAGTTTAAGCTTGAAAAAGCAGAAAAAATGATTGCGGCTCTCGAGAAAAAAATTCCCGGTTTGAGAGGGTCTATAAAAAAAGTGTATACTTCGTCACCTTTATCTTACCGCGATTATATCGGAAGTTTTGAAGGAAATATGTACGGATATGCCAAAGCCTCTGAAAACTCTTTAAAAACAATGGTTTCTCCCCGTACAAAGATCGATAATCTCTTTCTCACAGGGCAATCTGTTAATATGCACGGAATTTTAGGCTGTACAATAGGTGCATTCAATACCTGTGCAGAGATTTTAGGGAAAGAAGCTGTTGATGAACGCTTGACACAAATGATTAATAAAAGTGAAAAAAAAAGATAA
- a CDS encoding lipid A biosynthesis acyltransferase, which translates to MNKWKGKSKGTILGYKIFVWCIRNIGIRSSYAVLYFVAAYYFLFLKKSNRYISYYFHKRLNYSSLKTKFSVFKSYFTFGQVLIDKTAISAGLREKYTYEFDGVENLKNLLAEKKGGVLISAHIGNFEIAERFFADIDLDCQINLVTTDQEVTVIKEYLESVSVNKSSIKFIYVKEDMSHIFDINEALSKNELICFTGDRYFEGSKYLEGELLGKTAKFPAGPFLIASRLGVPVVYVYVMKEKKLHYHLYARVAQNVKKRDAQGLLNSYTQNLESMLKKYPLQWFNYFDFWDDID; encoded by the coding sequence ATGAACAAATGGAAAGGTAAATCTAAGGGCACTATTTTAGGATATAAAATATTCGTCTGGTGTATTAGAAATATCGGAATCAGGAGTTCATATGCTGTTTTATATTTTGTCGCTGCCTACTATTTTTTATTTCTGAAAAAAAGCAACAGGTACATTTCTTATTATTTTCATAAAAGGCTTAATTATAGTTCTTTAAAAACAAAATTTTCTGTTTTTAAAAGTTATTTCACATTTGGTCAGGTATTGATCGATAAAACAGCAATTTCCGCAGGTCTTAGAGAAAAATATACTTATGAATTTGACGGCGTTGAAAACCTTAAAAACCTCTTGGCAGAAAAAAAAGGAGGAGTTTTGATCAGTGCTCACATCGGAAATTTTGAAATTGCCGAGCGTTTTTTTGCAGATATAGATCTTGATTGCCAGATCAATCTGGTAACTACAGATCAGGAAGTTACTGTGATCAAAGAATACCTTGAAAGCGTATCCGTGAATAAGAGTTCTATCAAATTTATTTATGTGAAAGAAGATATGTCGCATATTTTCGATATCAATGAGGCTTTATCTAAAAACGAACTGATTTGCTTTACCGGAGATCGTTATTTTGAAGGTTCAAAGTATCTGGAAGGGGAGCTGTTGGGGAAAACCGCAAAGTTTCCTGCAGGTCCTTTCCTTATTGCATCCAGACTGGGAGTTCCTGTTGTCTATGTTTATGTAATGAAAGAGAAGAAACTTCATTATCATTTATATGCGAGAGTGGCACAAAATGTTAAAAAGCGTGATGCGCAAGGACTTTTAAACTCTTATACCCAAAATCTTGAATCCATGCTGAAAAAATATCCTTTGCAATGGTTCAATTACTTTGATTTTTGGGATGATATTGATTAA
- a CDS encoding phosphopantetheine-binding protein, protein MEREKIIAIANDFLINEFEVDGDEISNEANLKKTLGLDSLDYIDLVVVIESNFGVKLGEADFKQMVTFDDFYTTIENKIAEKNA, encoded by the coding sequence ATGGAAAGAGAAAAAATTATTGCTATAGCAAATGATTTTTTGATTAATGAATTTGAAGTAGACGGAGATGAGATCAGCAACGAGGCTAATCTTAAGAAAACCCTTGGTTTAGACAGTTTAGATTATATTGATCTTGTAGTAGTAATAGAATCTAATTTCGGCGTGAAATTAGGAGAAGCAGACTTTAAGCAAATGGTAACATTTGATGACTTCTACACAACTATCGAAAATAAAATCGCTGAAAAAAACGCATAA
- a CDS encoding beta-ketoacyl-[acyl-carrier-protein] synthase family protein has product MENRVVITGMGIYSCIGTSLEEVRESLYQGKSGIILDKERKEFGFRSGLTGVVPKPDLKNLLNRRQRVSMGEESEYAYLATIDALQQANLDQDFLDAHEVGILYGNDSVSQAVVESIDIAREKKDTTLMGSGAIFKSMNSTVTMNLSTIFKLRGINLTISAACASGSHSLGLAYMMIKNGFQDMIVCGGAQETNKYSMASFDGLGVFSVRENEPTKASRPFDSARDGLIPSGGAATLIVESLESAQRRGVPILAEIVGYGFSSNGGHISTPNVDGPALAMNRALKQSGLNAGNIDYINAHATSTPIGDANEARAIYEIFGSEVPVSSTKSMTGHECWMAGASEVIYSILMMQNDFIAPNINLESPDEDAQKINLISKTKSQKIDVFLSNSFGFGGTNSALIVKKFD; this is encoded by the coding sequence GAATTCGGGTTCAGATCAGGTCTTACGGGAGTTGTTCCGAAACCGGATCTGAAAAATCTTTTGAACAGAAGACAGCGCGTAAGCATGGGAGAAGAAAGTGAGTATGCTTATCTTGCGACTATTGATGCGCTTCAGCAGGCAAATCTGGATCAGGATTTCCTGGATGCCCATGAAGTTGGGATTTTATATGGAAATGATAGTGTTTCTCAGGCAGTTGTAGAATCTATCGACATTGCCAGAGAAAAGAAAGATACAACACTGATGGGATCCGGAGCGATCTTCAAATCGATGAATTCTACCGTTACAATGAACCTTTCTACGATATTTAAGTTGAGAGGAATCAATCTTACTATCAGTGCGGCTTGTGCAAGCGGATCGCATTCTCTTGGACTGGCCTATATGATGATCAAAAACGGTTTTCAGGACATGATTGTTTGTGGTGGCGCACAGGAAACCAATAAATATTCAATGGCAAGTTTTGATGGCTTGGGTGTTTTTTCGGTGAGAGAAAATGAACCTACAAAAGCGTCAAGACCTTTCGATTCAGCCAGAGACGGGCTTATTCCGAGCGGGGGAGCAGCGACTTTAATTGTTGAAAGTTTAGAATCTGCTCAAAGAAGAGGTGTTCCGATCTTGGCAGAAATTGTAGGATACGGATTCTCTTCAAACGGAGGTCATATTTCAACACCGAATGTTGACGGACCGGCTTTAGCGATGAACAGAGCTTTGAAACAATCAGGATTAAATGCCGGAAATATAGACTATATCAATGCTCATGCAACTTCCACACCTATTGGAGATGCTAATGAAGCAAGAGCTATTTATGAAATCTTTGGAAGTGAAGTTCCGGTAAGCTCTACAAAATCGATGACGGGGCATGAATGCTGGATGGCAGGAGCAAGTGAAGTGATTTATTCCATTCTGATGATGCAGAATGATTTTATCGCTCCAAACATCAATTTAGAAAGTCCTGATGAAGACGCTCAAAAGATAAATCTGATCTCAAAAACAAAAAGTCAAAAAATTGATGTATTTTTGTCGAATTCTTTCGGATTTGGGGGAACCAATTCCGCATTAATAGTTAAAAAATTTGATTAA